Below is a genomic region from Prolixibacteraceae bacterium.
AACTTTAGATCTTTGGGTGGTGTTATCCTTGCAGCCGTGTTGCTGTCTGGATGTGCTAGCATTAAAAAGATGAAAAAGAATGCGGATAAGATTACTTATGACGTAACTCCTGAGATTCTTGAGTCTCACGGTGGTAATGTAGATGTTGCGATTCAAGGACGCATCCCTGAAAGTTATTTCGTAAAGGGTGCTTCAGTAACAGCTACTCCAGTATTTGTTTATGAAGGTGGTGAGCAAGCTTTCAAGCCTTACTCTCTTCAAGGAGAAAAAGTAGACGGTAATGCTAAAGTGATTCCTTATGCAAAAGGTGGAAGTTTTTCTTATAAAGGAACTGTACCTTTCGTAGAAGGAATGAGAAAAGGTGATTTAGAAGTACGTATTGTTGCTTCTAAAGGAGCTAAATCTGTGACTTTTGATCCTATCAAGGTTGGTGAAGGTACTATTGCAACTTCTACTCTTGTAGAAAATACACCTGCTTCAATCGTTGGTATTCAAAAATCAAAAAACACAACAGGTGTTTATGATCCAGCAATTGATCAATTCCAAAGAGTTGTTCCTGAATCGTATAGAGCTGACTTGATGTATCTAATTAACAGTGCTTATGTTCGTGGACAAGAGCTTAAGAAAGAAGATGTAGCTGAGTTGACAAAGTATATCAAAGCTGCTTATGGTGATGAGAAGAAAGAGTTGAAAGACATCGAGATTTCTGCTTATGCTTCTCCAGATGGAGCATTGAATCTTAATGAGAAACTTGCTAAGAATCGTGAGAACTCTGCTTCTAAGTATGTTAATCGTCAGTTGAAGCGTAATAAAATTGACGCAGATGTAACTGGTCGTTTTACTCCAGAAGATTGGGAAGGTTTCAAAGAGCTTGTTGAAGCTTCTGACATTCCAGACAAGCAACTTATCTTGCGTGTTCTTGCTATGTATAATGATCCTGAAGTACGTGATCGTGAGATCAAGAATATTTCTGAAGCATTCACTGTATTGGCAGACAAAGTACTTCCTAAACTACGTCGTGCGAAGATCACTGCTTCTGTAGATGTAATTGGTAAGAGTGATGAAGAGATTTCAGCTTTAGCTACTTCTGATGCTTCAAAATTGAACCAAGCAGAGCTATTGTATGCTGCTACTTTGACTGAAGATAAGAATCAGCAAATGGCTATCTACAATGCATTCATCAAGAACTACTCATCTGACTGGAGAGGTTACAACAACTTGGGTATGATCCAGATGAAGAACGGTAACGTTGATGCTGCAAACAAGAACTTCAAGAAAGCAGATCAATTAGATCCTAAGAATCCTATCGTGATGAACAACTTAGGTGCTGTTGCTCTTTCTAACGGTGATGTAGCAAAAGCTGAAGAGCTATTCGGTGCTGCTAACGGAGCTGGTGGAGAAGTAGATTACAACCTTGGTGTTGTTGCAATCAAGAAAGGTGATTACGATGCTGCTGTTAAGTATTTCGGAAAATGTTCTTGTGTAAACGCTGCTTTGGCTCAAATGTTAGCTGGAGACAACAACGGTGCACTTCGTACTTTGAACAACAACAAGTCTGACGATGCGTTAGTTGATTACTTGAAAGCTGTTATCGGTGCACGTACTGCTAAAACAACTTTGTTGTATGCTAGTTTGCGTGATGCTGTTGCAAAAGATGCTAAATATAAAGCATTGGCTAAAACAGATCTTGAATTCGCTAAGTATATCGATGATGCTCAATTCAAAGATATCGTGAAATAATTCGATTAAGCGAAGAAAAATATTATATATTAGGGTAGCGAAAGCTACCCTTTTTTTATATGTGTGAATTATGAATAGTTCAAGTTTATATGTCGATGTAGTGGTGCCTTTTCCACTTGCATCTGCCTTTACTTATCACTACGACGAATTGTTAAGTGGGCAGATACAAGTTGGTAAGAGGATTGTTGTGCCATTTCGAAACAAGCCTATTGTTGCGATTGTACTTAAGCTACATGGCAATAAACCTGAAGGATACGAAACGAAAGCGGTTGTATCTATCGTAGATACGACACCTTCTGTTAGTGATATTCAATTAAACTTCTGGTCTTGGATTGCCAACTACTATCAATGTACTATTGGAGAGGTGATGAAAGCAGCCATTCCTGCATCACTGCGTTTAGATGCCGATGCTCGAATCTCGGTTGATGAAGAGGTTGAACCACAAAGAGTGGAGCAGTGGGATAACCAAACCAG
It encodes:
- a CDS encoding tetratricopeptide repeat protein, with the translated sequence MKQFNFRSLGGVILAAVLLSGCASIKKMKKNADKITYDVTPEILESHGGNVDVAIQGRIPESYFVKGASVTATPVFVYEGGEQAFKPYSLQGEKVDGNAKVIPYAKGGSFSYKGTVPFVEGMRKGDLEVRIVASKGAKSVTFDPIKVGEGTIATSTLVENTPASIVGIQKSKNTTGVYDPAIDQFQRVVPESYRADLMYLINSAYVRGQELKKEDVAELTKYIKAAYGDEKKELKDIEISAYASPDGALNLNEKLAKNRENSASKYVNRQLKRNKIDADVTGRFTPEDWEGFKELVEASDIPDKQLILRVLAMYNDPEVRDREIKNISEAFTVLADKVLPKLRRAKITASVDVIGKSDEEISALATSDASKLNQAELLYAATLTEDKNQQMAIYNAFIKNYSSDWRGYNNLGMIQMKNGNVDAANKNFKKADQLDPKNPIVMNNLGAVALSNGDVAKAEELFGAANGAGGEVDYNLGVVAIKKGDYDAAVKYFGKCSCVNAALAQMLAGDNNGALRTLNNNKSDDALVDYLKAVIGARTAKTTLLYASLRDAVAKDAKYKALAKTDLEFAKYIDDAQFKDIVK